A window of Dissulfurirhabdus thermomarina contains these coding sequences:
- a CDS encoding ArsR/SmtB family transcription factor — MSDPVREDHPRSEPAFLSFDALRQAAECLRCIAHPHRLRIIEILLSGDYTVEEVANLCGLSQPATSGHLRLMQGKGFLQSRRRGRRVYYSVVERQLESILKCISARFSGDDGPQGA; from the coding sequence ATGTCGGATCCAGTTCGAGAAGACCACCCGCGGAGTGAGCCCGCGTTCCTGTCCTTCGACGCCCTGCGGCAGGCGGCCGAGTGCCTCCGGTGCATCGCCCATCCGCACCGGCTGCGCATCATCGAGATCCTGCTCAGCGGCGACTACACCGTCGAGGAGGTGGCCAACCTCTGCGGCCTTTCCCAGCCGGCCACCAGCGGTCACCTCCGGCTGATGCAGGGGAAGGGCTTCCTCCAAAGCCGGCGGCGTGGGCGGCGGGTGTACTATTCCGTCGTCGAGCGGCAGCTCGAGAGCATCCTGAAGTGCATCAGCGCCCGTTTCTCGGGCGACGACGGACCGCAGGGGGCCTAG